From Motacilla alba alba isolate MOTALB_02 chromosome 20, Motacilla_alba_V1.0_pri, whole genome shotgun sequence, the proteins below share one genomic window:
- the MMP9 gene encoding matrix metalloproteinase-9, producing MALLLAPLVAGLLAVSCWAAPLQGKPQAVVTFPGDLISTLPDLQLAERYLQRFGYTTEAEAKIGGRHVSLGKALLKMQKQLGLEETGELDAATLEAMRAPRCGVPDVGTFLTFEGDLKWDHMDLTYRVMNYSPDLDRAVIDDAFRRAFQVWSDVTPLTFTQIYSGEADIMIMFGSQEHGDGYPFDGKDGLLAHAFPPGQGIQGDAHFDDDEFWTLGTGLVVKTRHGNANGAECHFPFIFEGHSYSRCTTEGRKDGLPWCATTPNYDRDKKYGFCPSELLYTNGGNSDGAPCVFPFVFEGTSYNTCTTDGRSDGYRWCATTSSFDQDKKYGFCPNRDTAVIGGNSQGDPCVFPFTFLGQSYSACTSQGRQDGKLWCATTSNYDTDKKWGFCPDRGYSIFLVAAHEFGHSLGLDHSSVREALMYPMYSYIQDFQLHPDDVQGIQYLYGRGSGPKPTAPAPAPTEEPQPVPTEEPQPVPTEEPQPVPTEEPQPVPTEAGSTSTTEEEEEETPEPTVGPIPVDPSRDACMERNFDAITEINGELYFFKDGKYWTYSSFWKSGIQGAFSVADTWPGLPDTIDAVFQDLLTKRVFFFAGRQFWVFSGKSALGPRGIEKLGIGKEAGRLSGALQRGRGKVLLFSGESYWRLDVKVQRVDKGYPRATDDVFTGVPLDARNVFLYQGKYHFCRGSFYWRMTPRYQVDRVGYVKYDILQCPQN from the exons ATGGCACTCCTCCTGGCCCCGCTCGTCGCCGGGCTGCTGGCTGTCTCCTGCTGGGCGGCCCCTCTCCAGGGCAAGCCGCAGGCGGTTGTCACCTTCCCGGGGGACCTGATCAGCACCCTGCCGGATCTACAGCTGGCAGAG CGCTACCTGCAGAGGTTCGGCTACACCACGGAGGCAGAGGCTAAGATTGGTGGCAGGCACGTGTCCCTGGGCAAGGCGCTGCTCAAGATGCAGAAGCAGCTGGGCCTGGAGGAGACAGGAGAGCTGGATGCTGCCACGCTGGAGGCCATGCGAGCCCCTCGCTGCGGCGTCCCTGACGTGGGAACCTTCCTTACCTTTGAGGGGGACCTCAAGTGGGACCACATGGACCTGACTTACCG ggtgatGAACTACTCCCCTGACCTGGACCGTGCCGTGATCGATGACGCCTTCAGACGGGCATTCCAAGTGTGGAGCGACGTGACCCCTCTCACCTTCACCCAGATATACAGTGGCGAGGCAGACATCATGATCATGTTTGGCAGCCAAG AGCATGGGGACGGGTACCCCTTCGACGGCAAGGATGGGCTCCTGGCCCACGCCTTTCCCCCAGGCCAGGGCATCCAGGGTGATGCCCACTTTGATGACGATGAGTTCTGGACACTGGGAACTGGCTTAG TGGTGAAGACCCGCCACGGGAATGCCAATGGAGCCGAATGCCACTTCCCCTTCATCTTCGAGGGCCACTCCTACTCCCGGTGCACCACGGAGGGGCGCAAGGATGGGCTGCCCTGGTGTGCCACCACCCCCAACTACGACCGGGATAAGAAATACGGCTTCTGCCCCAGCGAGC TCCTCTACACCAATGGTGGCAACAGTGATGGAGCCCCCTGCGTCTTCCCCTTCGTCTTCGAGGGCACCTCCTACAACACCTGTACCACAGACGGGCGCTCCGATGGCTACCGCTGGTGTGCCACCACCTCCAGCTTCGACCAGGACAAGAAATATGGCTTCTGCCCCAACCgag ACACGGCGGTGATCGGCGGCAACTCCCAGGGGGACCCGTGCGTCTTTCCCTTCACCTTCCTGGGACAGTCCTACAGTGCCTGCACCAGCCAGGGCCGGCAGGATGGCAAGCTCTGGTGTGCCACCACCAGCAACTATGACACCGACAAGAAGTGGGGCTTCTGCCCTGACAGAG GTTACAGCATCTTCCTGGTGGCTGCCCATGAGTTTGGACACTCACTGGGTCTGGACCACTCCAGTGTGCGTGAGGCCCTGATGTACCCTATGTACAGTTACATCCAGGACTTCCAGCTGCACCCCGATGATGTCCAGGGCATCCAGTACCTCTACG GTCGTGGCTCTGGCCCTAAGCCCACTGCACCTGCACCTGCTCCCACGGAGGAGCCCCAGCCCGTGCCCACTGAGGAGCCCCAGCCCGTGCCCACAGAGGAACCCCAGCCCGTGCCCACAGAGGAGCCCCAGCCCGTGCCCACAGAGGCTGGCAGCACCTCCAccactgaggaggaggaggaggagacgCCAGAGCCCACAGTTGGACCCATTCCTGTGGACCCCAGCCGGGATGCCTGCATGGAGAGGAACTTTGATGCTATCACAGAGATCAATGGGGAGCTGTACTTCTTCAAGGATGG GAAATACTGGACCTACTCATCCTTCTGGAAATCGGGCATCCAGGGTGCCTTCTCTGTTGCTGATACCTGGCCTGGCCTCCCAGACACCATCGATGCTGTTTTCCAGGATTTGCTCACCAAGAGAGTCTTCTTCTTCGCTG GTCGGCAGTTCTGGGTGTTTTCTGGGAAGAGTGCGCTGGGCCCCCGGGGGATCGAGAAGTTGGGTATAGGGAAGGAAGCCGGCCGCCTCTCGGGGGCCCTGCAGCGGGGCCGCGGCAAAGTGCTGCTCTTCAGCGGGGAGAGCTACTGGAG GCTGGATGTGAAGGTTCAGAGGGTGGACAAGGGCTACCCCCGTGCCACCGACGATGTGTTCACCGGCGTCCCCCTTGATGCACGCAACGTGTTCCTCTACCAAG GCAAGTACCACTTCTGCCGGGGCAGCTTCTACTGGAGGATGACACCGCGCTACCAGGTGGACAGGGTGGGCTACGTCAAGTATGACatcctgcagtgtccccagaaCTGA